In Pseudomonas putida, a genomic segment contains:
- a CDS encoding TolC family protein, with the protein MPRYNRNVLPKTPVSPWKIAALCAVISGLMAPAALAQSISLPQALSTAMDANPDLAAARQEIGIADGARKQAGLIPNPTISYDVEDTRRNTSQTTVSLSQTLELGGKRGARVDVATYGQTAAQLELDRRVNGLRADVVQAFYAALRAQTGLDLAKQSLELTERGLRIVDGRVRAGKSSPVEATRAQVQLAEAQLQVRRAETEKATAYQQLAQITGSSVTVFDRLESPTLSPGLPPRTEDLLAKLDQTAEMRQAVVQIDKSDASLGSEKAQRIPNLTVSVGSQYDRSVRERVNTVGLSMPLPLFDRNQGNILSASRRADQARDQRNAVELRLRTETQTALNQWSTAMQEVESYDKTILPSAQQAVETATRGFEMGKFGFIEVLDAQRTLIVARGQYLESLAAATNARAQVERVYGEVGSTAGTR; encoded by the coding sequence GTGCCCCGGTATAACCGCAATGTCTTACCCAAGACCCCCGTCTCGCCCTGGAAGATCGCTGCACTCTGTGCAGTCATCTCTGGGTTGATGGCGCCTGCAGCCCTTGCCCAAAGCATCAGCTTGCCCCAGGCGCTTTCGACGGCCATGGATGCCAACCCAGACCTGGCCGCGGCCAGGCAAGAAATTGGGATCGCTGATGGTGCTCGCAAGCAGGCCGGGCTTATCCCCAACCCCACAATCTCGTATGACGTGGAAGACACCCGTCGTAACACCAGCCAGACGACTGTCTCTCTCAGCCAGACCCTTGAGCTGGGCGGTAAGCGGGGGGCTCGTGTTGACGTCGCCACATACGGGCAGACCGCCGCACAGCTTGAGTTAGACCGTCGCGTTAACGGCCTGCGTGCAGATGTCGTCCAAGCCTTTTACGCCGCGTTGCGGGCCCAGACAGGTCTCGACCTGGCCAAGCAATCTCTCGAACTGACTGAGCGCGGTCTTCGCATCGTCGATGGCCGTGTTCGCGCAGGTAAGTCGTCCCCAGTGGAGGCGACCCGCGCTCAAGTGCAACTGGCCGAAGCCCAGCTGCAAGTTCGACGTGCAGAAACGGAAAAAGCGACCGCTTACCAACAGCTCGCTCAAATTACCGGGAGCTCAGTCACCGTGTTTGATCGACTCGAATCGCCAACCCTCTCCCCGGGCTTGCCACCTCGCACTGAAGATCTGCTGGCTAAGCTCGACCAAACAGCAGAAATGCGTCAGGCCGTGGTGCAGATAGACAAGAGCGATGCCTCGCTCGGCTCAGAGAAAGCTCAGCGTATCCCGAACCTTACTGTCAGTGTAGGTAGCCAGTACGACCGCTCTGTGCGCGAGCGGGTCAACACTGTGGGCCTGTCTATGCCTTTGCCGCTGTTCGATCGTAACCAGGGCAACATTCTTTCCGCTTCTCGTCGTGCAGATCAGGCCCGGGACCAGCGCAATGCTGTTGAGCTGCGCCTGCGCACCGAAACCCAAACCGCGTTGAACCAATGGTCCACCGCCATGCAGGAGGTCGAGTCCTACGACAAGACCATTCTGCCTTCAGCCCAACAAGCCGTAGAGACCGCAACCCGCGGCTTCGAGATGGGCAAATTCGGTTTCATCGAAGTGCTGGATGCCCAGCGCACCTTGATCGTCGCTCGTGGCCAATACCTCGAATCGTTGGCAGCGGCGACCAATGCGCGTGCGCAGGTGGAAAGGGTTTATGGCGAAGTCGGCTCAACCGCCGGCACTCGCTGA
- a CDS encoding efflux RND transporter periplasmic adaptor subunit codes for MDNKRKIALAVAAVAALGFGSLAWNNSSGQQAASTAEHGANDGHGDEKKAASAAKEEGDEGHGEEGHSEEGGEEEGKLTLSAEQIKAAGVALEAAAPRDLGTVVSFPGEIRFDEDRTAHVVPRVPGVVEAVQANLGETVKKGQVLAVIASQQISDLRSEQQAAQRRVELARVTFEREKQLWQDKISAEQDYLQARQALQEAEISLANAKQKVGAIGASVNSVGGNRYELRAPFDAVVVEKHLTVGEVVSEATNAFILSDLNQVWATFAVPPTDLGKVTTGRAVKVSSPDMNVEVEGKVGYVGSLLGEQNRAATVRVTLTNPNGAWRPGLFVNIAVTSQTDRVAVAVPEHAVQTVEDKPSVFVRTPDGFDTRPVKLGRRDNGYVEIIDGIEAGAQVATSGSFTLKSELGKASAEHGH; via the coding sequence ATGGATAACAAACGCAAGATCGCCCTCGCGGTAGCCGCTGTGGCAGCCCTCGGATTTGGCAGCCTTGCCTGGAACAACAGTTCCGGACAGCAGGCCGCCAGTACTGCCGAGCATGGCGCTAACGATGGCCATGGCGACGAAAAGAAAGCCGCATCTGCCGCCAAAGAGGAAGGTGATGAGGGCCATGGTGAAGAAGGCCACAGCGAAGAGGGCGGTGAAGAAGAGGGCAAGCTGACGCTCAGCGCTGAACAGATCAAGGCCGCTGGTGTTGCCCTGGAAGCTGCAGCGCCTCGTGACCTCGGTACCGTCGTGAGCTTCCCTGGCGAAATTCGCTTCGACGAAGATCGTACTGCCCACGTGGTTCCTCGTGTTCCTGGCGTTGTTGAGGCTGTCCAGGCCAACCTGGGCGAGACGGTCAAGAAAGGGCAAGTCCTCGCGGTAATCGCCAGCCAGCAGATCTCTGACCTGCGCAGCGAACAACAGGCCGCACAGCGTCGCGTCGAACTGGCGCGTGTGACCTTCGAACGTGAGAAGCAACTGTGGCAGGACAAGATCTCTGCAGAGCAAGACTACCTCCAAGCACGCCAAGCGCTGCAAGAAGCGGAGATCTCCTTGGCCAACGCCAAGCAGAAGGTCGGCGCAATCGGTGCCTCGGTTAACTCCGTTGGCGGTAATCGTTACGAGCTCCGCGCTCCCTTCGACGCCGTGGTAGTGGAGAAACACCTGACCGTCGGCGAAGTCGTCAGCGAGGCGACCAACGCCTTCATCCTTTCCGACCTGAATCAGGTCTGGGCGACCTTCGCAGTTCCGCCGACAGATCTGGGCAAGGTCACGACTGGCCGTGCAGTGAAAGTCTCTTCGCCTGACATGAACGTCGAGGTCGAAGGGAAGGTGGGTTATGTCGGCAGCCTGCTGGGCGAGCAAAACCGTGCAGCTACTGTCCGCGTCACCTTGACCAACCCCAACGGCGCCTGGCGTCCAGGCCTGTTCGTAAACATTGCGGTCACCTCCCAGACCGATCGAGTTGCCGTAGCGGTCCCTGAGCACGCTGTGCAGACCGTTGAAGACAAACCTTCGGTATTCGTACGCACCCCAGATGGCTTTGACACCCGCCCGGTAAAACTGGGTCGCCGCGACAATGGGTACGTGGAAATCATCGACGGTATTGAAGCCGGCGCCCAGGTAGCAACCAGTGGCAGCTTCACACTCAAGTCCGAGCTCGGCAAAGCTTCTGCCGAACACGGTCACTGA
- a CDS encoding OprD family porin, with the protein MKIKVPLYLAAVSALSGSYAISAQAEDKPEGFIEGSSLTVLNRNFYFNRDNRDSTAPTYNSGKGNTNGYSEAWAHAIISKFNSGFTQGTVGFGVDAFAMIGLKLDTGDGRNGGRSSFDVLPVDNKGEARDEYTKVGGAAKVRLFDTIVKVGDVFPSTPVVASGDSRLLPESFRGVTVENTSIQGLTLQGGRLHAMSQPVSSNLNDNFVTFYGGPVNSPWIGYGGGDYSINDNWTVSVYASQLKDVWNQYYAGTSVVYPLSDDLALIGGFNYYKAVDEGKKRLGEFDNNIWSAKVGVRYGAHTLALSHQRNNGDDDFDYLRQSDSIFVDNSIQYSDFNSPKERSWMLRYDLNFTSYGIPGLTFMTRYARGSGADYSNANQFYMRTDDNGNPLDNQKRWERDVEVKYVVQTGPAKDLSFRLRQATTRATAFESDLDETRVIIEYPLSIL; encoded by the coding sequence ATGAAAATCAAAGTACCACTGTATTTGGCGGCAGTTTCTGCGCTGTCTGGAAGCTATGCTATTTCGGCACAGGCAGAAGACAAGCCAGAAGGCTTCATTGAAGGCAGCAGCCTTACAGTGCTGAACCGTAACTTCTACTTCAACCGTGATAACCGCGACAGCACTGCCCCCACTTATAACAGTGGCAAGGGCAACACCAACGGCTACTCCGAAGCCTGGGCGCACGCGATCATCAGCAAATTCAACTCTGGGTTTACCCAGGGAACCGTTGGCTTTGGCGTTGATGCCTTCGCCATGATCGGCCTCAAGCTCGACACCGGTGATGGGCGCAACGGCGGCCGTAGCTCCTTCGACGTGCTACCCGTTGATAACAAGGGCGAAGCTCGCGACGAATACACCAAGGTCGGCGGCGCAGCCAAAGTCCGCTTGTTCGATACCATCGTGAAAGTAGGTGATGTTTTCCCATCGACTCCGGTCGTTGCATCCGGCGACTCTCGCCTGCTGCCAGAAAGCTTCCGCGGCGTGACCGTTGAGAACACCAGCATCCAAGGCCTCACCCTGCAGGGTGGTCGTCTGCATGCGATGAGCCAGCCGGTCTCAAGCAACCTGAACGACAACTTCGTGACGTTCTACGGCGGCCCGGTCAACTCGCCATGGATCGGTTACGGTGGCGGTGACTACTCGATCAACGACAACTGGACTGTGAGCGTCTACGCCAGCCAGCTGAAAGACGTCTGGAATCAGTACTACGCCGGCACCAGCGTGGTTTACCCGCTGAGCGACGATCTGGCGCTGATCGGTGGCTTCAACTACTACAAAGCCGTAGATGAAGGTAAGAAGCGCCTGGGTGAATTCGACAACAACATCTGGAGTGCCAAGGTCGGCGTGCGTTACGGTGCCCATACCCTAGCCCTGTCGCACCAGCGCAACAACGGCGACGACGATTTTGACTACCTGCGTCAGTCGGACTCGATTTTCGTCGACAACTCCATCCAGTACAGCGACTTCAACTCGCCGAAAGAGCGTTCCTGGATGCTGCGCTATGACCTGAACTTCACCAGCTACGGCATTCCAGGCCTGACGTTCATGACCCGCTACGCCAGAGGCTCGGGCGCGGATTACTCGAACGCTAACCAGTTCTACATGCGCACTGATGACAACGGCAACCCGCTCGACAATCAGAAGCGTTGGGAGCGTGACGTCGAAGTCAAATACGTTGTCCAAACCGGTCCAGCAAAAGATCTGTCCTTCCGGTTGCGCCAGGCAACCACACGTGCCACTGCATTCGAATCGGATCTGGATGAAACCCGTGTGATCATTGAGTACCCGCTTTCGATTCTGTAA
- a CDS encoding heavy metal response regulator transcription factor: protein MRILVIEDEVKTAEYVRQGLTECGYVVDCVHTGSDGLFLAKQHEYELIILDINLPEMDGWQVLELLRRKNCPSRIMMLTARSRLADKVRGLENGADDYLIKPFEFPELLARVRALMRRSDHPGSVEVIRVADLELDQSRHRAFRDGQRIDLTTKEFALLHYLMRNTGVVLSRTQIISQVWDMNFDCDTNVVEVSIRRLRAKIDDPFETKLIHTLRGVGYVLEKR from the coding sequence ATGCGAATTCTGGTAATTGAGGATGAAGTAAAAACTGCGGAGTATGTGCGTCAAGGTCTGACGGAATGTGGCTATGTCGTAGATTGCGTCCACACCGGGTCAGATGGATTATTCTTGGCTAAGCAGCACGAATATGAGCTGATTATCCTGGATATAAATCTGCCAGAGATGGACGGTTGGCAGGTCCTTGAGTTGTTGCGTCGTAAAAACTGCCCTTCCCGTATCATGATGCTGACGGCGAGAAGCCGGCTGGCGGATAAGGTCCGGGGGCTGGAGAACGGAGCAGATGACTACCTGATCAAGCCATTTGAGTTCCCTGAGCTGCTGGCCCGGGTTCGCGCCTTGATGCGCAGGTCAGATCACCCTGGATCCGTAGAGGTCATTCGCGTCGCTGACCTGGAGCTTGATCAGAGCCGGCACAGGGCATTCAGGGACGGTCAGCGCATTGACCTGACCACGAAAGAATTCGCGTTACTGCATTACCTGATGCGTAATACCGGTGTGGTGCTGAGCCGCACCCAAATTATTTCGCAGGTTTGGGATATGAATTTTGACTGCGACACAAACGTTGTAGAGGTGTCGATTCGAAGACTCAGAGCCAAGATAGATGACCCTTTCGAGACCAAACTGATACATACGCTTCGGGGCGTAGGGTATGTGCTTGAAAAACGATAG
- a CDS encoding CusA/CzcA family heavy metal efflux RND transporter yields the protein MFERIIRFAIEQRIVVMIAVLIMAGIGIYSYQKLPIDAVPDITNVQVQINTAAPGYSPLETEQRITFPVETAMAGLPGLQQTRSLSRSGLSQVTVIFKDGTDIFFARQLINERLQVAKEQLPEGVEAVMGPVSTGLGEIFLWTVEAEDGAVKEDGTPYTPTDLRVIQDWIIKPQLRNVPGVAEINTIGGYAKQFLVAPDPKRLATYKLTLNDLVAALESNNANVGAGYIERNGEQLLIRAPGQVGNIEDIANIVITSVDGAPIRISSVADVSIGKELRTGAATENGREVVLGTVFMLIGENSRTVSQAVAAKLADINRTLPKGVVAVTVYDRTNLVEKAIATVKKNLVEGAILVIAILFLFLGNIRAALITAMVIPLSMLFTFTGMFNNKVSANLMSLGALDFGIIVDGAVVIVENAIRRLAHAQHKHGRMLTKTERFHEVFAAAREARRPLIFGQLIIMVVYLPIFALTGVEGKMFHPMAFTVVMALLGAMVLSVTFVPAAIAMFVTGKVKEEEGVVMRTARLRYEPVLQWVLGHRNIAFSAAVALVVLSGLLASRMGSEFIPSLSEGDFAMQAMRVPGTSLTQSVEMQQRLEKAVIAQVPEVERMFARSGTAEIASDPMPPNASDAYIMLKPQDQWPNPKKPRDELIAEVQKAAAGVPGSNYELSQPIQLRFNELISGVRSDVAVKVFGDDMDVLNNTANKIAAALKAVPGSSEVKVEQTSGLPVLTINIDREKAARYGLNIADVQNSIAIAVGGRQAGTLYEGDRRFDMVVRLPETVRTDVAGMSSLLIPVPANAAQGANQIGFIPLSQVANLDLQLGPNQISRENGKRLVIVSANVRGRDLGSFVEEATASLDKKVQIPAGYWTTWGGQFEQLQSAAKRLQIVVPVALLLVMTLLFLMFNNLKDGMLVFTGIPFALTGGVVALWLRDIPLSISAGVGFIALSGVAVLNGLVMIAFIRGLREEGRTLRQAVDEGALTRLRPVLMTALVASLGFIPMALATGTGAEVQRPLATVVIGGILSSTALTLLVLPALYHWAHRKDEDGDEAEVVS from the coding sequence ATGTTTGAACGTATCATCAGATTCGCCATCGAGCAGCGCATCGTAGTAATGATCGCCGTTCTGATCATGGCGGGTATCGGTATCTACAGCTATCAAAAGCTGCCCATCGATGCGGTACCCGATATCACCAACGTCCAGGTGCAGATCAACACTGCAGCGCCTGGTTACTCGCCCTTGGAAACCGAACAACGGATCACGTTTCCAGTTGAAACGGCCATGGCCGGTCTCCCGGGCCTTCAGCAGACCCGTTCCCTGTCTCGCTCTGGCCTGTCTCAGGTCACCGTGATCTTCAAGGATGGCACTGACATCTTCTTTGCCCGCCAGTTGATCAACGAGCGGCTGCAGGTTGCGAAGGAACAGCTGCCAGAAGGTGTAGAGGCCGTCATGGGTCCGGTATCTACCGGCCTCGGCGAGATCTTCCTGTGGACTGTTGAAGCCGAAGATGGCGCGGTCAAAGAGGACGGTACGCCGTACACCCCGACCGACCTGCGCGTGATCCAGGACTGGATCATCAAGCCTCAGCTGCGTAACGTCCCGGGTGTGGCCGAGATCAATACCATCGGCGGTTATGCCAAGCAGTTCCTGGTTGCGCCGGATCCAAAGCGCCTGGCTACCTACAAGCTGACACTCAATGACCTGGTCGCAGCGTTGGAAAGTAACAACGCCAACGTCGGTGCCGGCTACATCGAGCGTAATGGTGAACAGTTGCTCATCCGTGCACCGGGTCAGGTAGGCAATATCGAAGACATCGCCAACATCGTGATCACCAGTGTGGATGGTGCACCGATTCGCATCAGCAGCGTTGCTGACGTCAGCATCGGTAAAGAGCTCCGTACAGGTGCTGCTACTGAGAACGGCCGCGAAGTCGTGCTCGGTACCGTGTTCATGCTGATTGGTGAAAACAGCCGCACCGTATCTCAAGCTGTCGCCGCCAAATTGGCGGACATCAACCGCACCCTGCCAAAGGGCGTGGTGGCTGTGACTGTTTACGACCGTACCAACCTGGTTGAAAAAGCCATCGCGACGGTGAAGAAGAACCTGGTGGAAGGCGCGATCCTGGTTATCGCCATTCTGTTCCTGTTCCTCGGCAACATCCGTGCGGCTCTGATCACCGCGATGGTGATTCCGCTGTCCATGCTGTTCACCTTCACAGGCATGTTCAACAACAAGGTCAGTGCCAACTTAATGAGTTTGGGGGCACTCGACTTCGGCATCATCGTCGACGGTGCCGTGGTTATTGTAGAAAACGCGATCCGTCGACTGGCTCATGCGCAACATAAGCATGGCCGCATGCTCACCAAAACCGAACGCTTCCACGAGGTCTTTGCCGCGGCGCGAGAAGCTCGCCGGCCGCTGATCTTCGGTCAGCTGATCATCATGGTGGTGTACCTGCCGATCTTCGCCCTCACCGGCGTCGAAGGCAAAATGTTCCACCCGATGGCCTTCACCGTTGTGATGGCGCTGCTGGGTGCAATGGTCCTGTCCGTTACCTTTGTTCCTGCAGCTATTGCCATGTTCGTCACTGGCAAGGTGAAGGAAGAGGAAGGCGTGGTCATGCGCACAGCTCGACTGCGCTATGAACCGGTTCTGCAATGGGTGCTGGGACATCGGAACATCGCTTTCTCGGCCGCAGTAGCCTTGGTCGTGCTCAGTGGTTTGCTGGCAAGTCGTATGGGTAGCGAGTTCATCCCAAGCCTCAGTGAGGGTGACTTTGCGATGCAGGCCATGCGTGTGCCTGGAACGAGCCTCACTCAATCTGTCGAGATGCAGCAGCGTCTGGAGAAAGCGGTGATTGCGCAGGTGCCTGAAGTTGAGCGGATGTTCGCACGCTCGGGTACCGCAGAAATTGCATCTGACCCGATGCCGCCGAACGCCTCTGACGCCTACATCATGCTCAAGCCTCAGGATCAGTGGCCTAACCCGAAGAAGCCTCGTGATGAGCTGATTGCTGAAGTGCAGAAGGCCGCAGCGGGTGTTCCAGGAAGCAACTACGAGTTGTCGCAGCCAATCCAACTGCGTTTCAACGAGCTGATTTCGGGCGTGCGTAGTGACGTCGCTGTGAAAGTCTTCGGCGATGACATGGACGTGCTCAACAACACCGCCAACAAGATCGCGGCAGCGCTCAAAGCGGTCCCGGGCTCATCGGAAGTGAAAGTTGAGCAGACATCCGGCCTGCCGGTGCTGACCATCAACATTGACCGCGAAAAAGCAGCACGCTACGGCCTGAACATCGCGGATGTTCAGAACTCGATCGCTATCGCCGTGGGTGGCCGTCAGGCCGGCACGCTGTATGAGGGCGACCGTCGGTTCGACATGGTAGTACGCCTACCAGAGACCGTTCGCACCGACGTAGCGGGTATGTCCAGCTTGCTGATCCCGGTACCTGCCAATGCGGCACAGGGTGCCAATCAGATCGGCTTCATCCCGCTGTCCCAGGTCGCCAATCTGGACCTGCAACTGGGCCCGAACCAAATCAGCCGCGAGAACGGCAAACGTCTGGTTATCGTCAGCGCCAACGTTCGAGGCCGCGATCTGGGGTCCTTCGTTGAGGAGGCGACCGCATCGCTGGACAAGAAGGTGCAAATCCCTGCGGGCTACTGGACGACTTGGGGGGGCCAGTTCGAGCAGCTGCAGTCGGCTGCCAAACGCCTGCAGATCGTTGTTCCAGTCGCCTTGCTGCTGGTCATGACCTTGTTGTTCCTGATGTTCAACAACCTGAAGGACGGCATGCTGGTCTTCACCGGTATTCCATTCGCACTCACCGGTGGTGTTGTGGCGTTGTGGCTGCGGGACATCCCACTGTCGATCTCGGCAGGTGTCGGCTTCATTGCACTGTCCGGCGTTGCAGTACTGAACGGCCTGGTGATGATTGCCTTCATCCGCGGGCTAAGGGAGGAGGGACGAACGCTCAGACAGGCAGTCGATGAAGGTGCATTGACCCGTCTGCGACCTGTTCTGATGACAGCCTTGGTAGCGTCCCTGGGCTTCATCCCGATGGCTTTGGCCACCGGCACCGGTGCCGAAGTTCAGCGGCCATTGGCGACGGTGGTGATTGGCGGGATCCTGTCCTCCACCGCACTGACCTTGCTGGTACTGCCTGCCCTGTATCACTGGGCACACCGCAAGGATGAAGACGGCGACGAGGCCGAAGTGGTTAGCTAA
- a CDS encoding MFS transporter, which yields MPFSRRNLVLVMLMAVMIISVLDKSIFAFAGAQIIDELKLTPAEFGFIGSAFFFLYSISGVAVGFLANRFPSRWILVGMSVVWMVSQLLVSVSSSFAALVLSRLMLGAGTGPGTAVTQHACFKWFGPTERVMPASLIQVSIMLGAVLAAVSLPLLIAHVGWRMAYLALALIGLVWMLLWLAFGREGTQVDEVASNTGQALPGYRRLLLNRTFLGITLIGFMGYLPNALVYSWVPVYLQKGLSITAMQSGYVVMGVTLAVILCNLGVSALSQRAFKRGASPQRAMVVLPLACCLIAGVAFLLITQTHGHMMATLALYAIGAVLINVLPTFANTIVAFIAPSVRRGSMLSIHIGGVTSAGMLAPWLVGQLVALRGDDIAHGFESALALIGTAIIACTLIAFWLVRPEHTRERLQANEPSLQPALHTS from the coding sequence ATGCCGTTCTCCCGCCGTAATCTCGTGCTGGTGATGCTGATGGCAGTGATGATCATCAGTGTGCTGGACAAAAGCATCTTCGCCTTCGCCGGCGCCCAGATCATCGATGAATTGAAGCTCACGCCAGCGGAATTCGGTTTCATCGGCAGTGCGTTCTTTTTCCTCTACTCGATCTCCGGCGTAGCCGTGGGCTTTCTCGCCAACCGCTTTCCCAGCCGCTGGATCCTGGTGGGCATGTCAGTGGTGTGGATGGTCTCGCAACTGCTCGTGAGCGTCAGCAGCAGCTTCGCCGCGCTGGTGCTCAGCCGCTTGATGCTCGGTGCCGGTACCGGCCCCGGCACCGCCGTGACCCAGCACGCCTGCTTCAAATGGTTCGGCCCCACCGAACGGGTGATGCCCGCATCGTTGATCCAGGTTTCGATCATGCTTGGCGCCGTGCTTGCAGCCGTCAGCCTGCCGTTGCTGATCGCTCATGTCGGTTGGCGTATGGCCTACCTGGCGCTGGCGCTGATCGGGCTGGTGTGGATGCTGCTGTGGTTGGCTTTTGGCCGCGAGGGTACGCAGGTGGATGAGGTGGCCAGTAATACCGGCCAAGCCTTGCCGGGCTATCGCCGGTTGTTGCTGAACCGGACCTTCCTCGGCATCACGTTGATTGGCTTCATGGGCTACTTGCCCAATGCACTGGTCTATAGCTGGGTGCCGGTTTATCTGCAGAAGGGCCTGAGCATAACCGCGATGCAATCGGGTTACGTGGTCATGGGCGTCACCCTGGCTGTCATCCTGTGCAACCTCGGTGTCTCGGCACTTTCGCAACGGGCATTCAAACGAGGGGCCAGTCCACAGCGGGCAATGGTGGTGTTGCCACTGGCCTGCTGCCTGATCGCCGGCGTCGCCTTCCTGCTGATCACCCAGACCCACGGTCACATGATGGCGACCCTGGCGCTGTATGCGATCGGCGCGGTACTGATCAATGTGTTGCCCACGTTCGCCAACACCATCGTCGCCTTCATTGCGCCCAGCGTACGCCGAGGGTCGATGTTGTCGATCCATATTGGCGGGGTGACCAGCGCCGGCATGCTCGCGCCCTGGCTGGTCGGGCAATTGGTGGCGCTGCGCGGCGACGACATCGCCCATGGCTTCGAGTCTGCGCTGGCGCTGATCGGCACCGCCATCATCGCCTGCACGCTGATTGCCTTCTGGCTGGTACGACCCGAGCACACCCGCGAGCGCCTGCAAGCCAACGAGCCGTCGCTGCAACCAGCGCTCCACACCAGCTGA
- a CDS encoding M14 family metallopeptidase: MNPAACFSQTYAQARQKFLNACADRGLAVESHKHPLLGAEGEELAIDVARSGPLDAEHVMLISSGCHGVEGFCGSAVQLALLQDEVFQHQAREARCAVVYLHAANPYGFSWLRRWTHENVDLNRNFRDFSQARSHNPDYPALHSVMIPKRWPVTLANRLHLFSNLLKMGRKRLQKAISSGQHSHPDGLFYTGTAPTWSNVAVRQSVRQHASRCQHLVWVDIHTGLGPKGHGERIYSGPANSPMLERARRWWGEGVRSSQEGQSVSVPLSGLMVYGAMEECAPPTFTALTLEFGTLPGAQVLDALRAEQWLHNNPGTDEPKRQQIKRQLRDAFYVDEAQWKEDVLRQAREVAYQAINGLSQAPSLAQ; the protein is encoded by the coding sequence ATGAACCCTGCTGCCTGTTTCTCACAGACTTATGCACAAGCTCGACAAAAATTCCTCAATGCCTGTGCCGATCGCGGTCTAGCCGTGGAGTCCCATAAGCACCCGTTACTGGGTGCGGAGGGGGAAGAACTGGCGATCGATGTAGCGCGCAGCGGCCCGCTCGATGCCGAGCACGTGATGCTGATCAGCAGTGGCTGCCATGGTGTCGAAGGCTTTTGCGGATCGGCGGTGCAGTTGGCGCTGTTGCAGGACGAGGTCTTCCAGCACCAAGCCAGAGAGGCCCGTTGCGCGGTGGTGTACTTGCACGCAGCCAACCCGTACGGGTTTTCCTGGCTGCGCCGATGGACTCACGAAAATGTCGACTTGAACCGCAACTTTCGAGATTTCAGCCAGGCCCGTTCGCACAACCCCGACTATCCAGCGCTTCATTCGGTGATGATTCCCAAACGCTGGCCGGTGACCTTGGCCAATCGTCTTCACCTGTTTTCAAACCTGCTGAAGATGGGGCGCAAGCGTCTGCAGAAAGCGATCTCAAGTGGGCAACACAGCCATCCCGATGGCCTGTTCTACACCGGCACCGCGCCAACCTGGAGCAACGTCGCGGTGCGTCAAAGCGTTCGCCAACATGCCAGCCGATGCCAACACCTTGTGTGGGTCGATATCCACACAGGGCTAGGACCGAAAGGCCACGGTGAACGCATCTACTCCGGGCCTGCCAACTCGCCCATGCTGGAACGGGCACGGCGTTGGTGGGGGGAGGGCGTTCGCTCCTCGCAGGAAGGTCAGTCGGTGTCGGTGCCGCTGAGCGGGCTAATGGTGTACGGCGCGATGGAGGAGTGCGCGCCGCCAACCTTCACCGCGTTGACCCTGGAATTCGGCACTTTGCCAGGTGCCCAGGTACTCGATGCGTTGCGCGCCGAACAGTGGCTGCACAACAACCCGGGGACCGATGAGCCGAAGCGCCAGCAGATCAAGCGGCAACTGCGCGATGCGTTCTATGTCGACGAAGCACAATGGAAAGAGGATGTTTTGCGCCAGGCGCGAGAAGTCGCCTATCAGGCAATCAATGGCCTGAGCCAAGCGCCATCCTTGGCTCAGTAA